The following DNA comes from Buttiauxella agrestis.
TGGTAAAGTTCCAACGGCAGCCCATCGGGGTCATTAAAGAAAGTAAAACGCTTATCCGTGAAAGGATCGATACGCACTGGCTCACATTTCACACCATGCTTTTCCAGATGCGCGATGGCACTGTCGATATCATCAACACTAAACGCCAGGTGGCGCAGCCCGCAAGCTTCCGGGCGACTTGGCCGCGCAGGCGGGAAAGGAAATGAGAACAGCTCAATGACGTATTGACCATTTAACGCCAAATCCCCTTTCCACGAGTCTCGTTCCTCACGGTAAGCTTCCGCTTGCAGCGTAAAACCGAGAACATCACAGTAAAAATGCTTACTGGTTGGGTAGTCCGACGCGATGATTGCGATATGGTGAACTTGCTTTAAACCCAGCATAAATGCTCCTTAATCTTTTCTGCACGGTAACTATCAGAATTCGCTAAATCAAGACGTTAAACCGTTTTTAAGACTCGTACACGGTAAACCCCATCCTCACCCAGCTTGGCTCCGTGAATGTCAGTTTCAAAGCCAGGGTAATGCTCACCCACCGAACACAGCATTAACAAGAAATCGAGTACTGCGCGGCTTTCATTGGTGATCATCTCACCCGGCATGACCACCGGCACGCCTGGTGGATACGGCAGAATCATGTTGGCTGACACTCGATTCAACAACTGTTCAATTTCAACGGTTTCAACATTACCTTTCACTT
Coding sequences within:
- a CDS encoding VOC family protein, which codes for MLGLKQVHHIAIIASDYPTSKHFYCDVLGFTLQAEAYREERDSWKGDLALNGQYVIELFSFPFPPARPSRPEACGLRHLAFSVDDIDSAIAHLEKHGVKCEPVRIDPFTDKRFTFFNDPDGLPLELYQQ